The Danio rerio strain Tuebingen ecotype United States chromosome 10, GRCz12tu, whole genome shotgun sequence genome contains a region encoding:
- the sod1 gene encoding superoxide dismutase [Cu-Zn], whose amino-acid sequence MVNKAVCVLKGTGEVTGTVYFNQEGEKKPVKVTGEITGLTPGKHGFHVHAFGDNTNGCISAGPHFNPHDKTHGGPTDSVRHVGDLGNVTADASGVAKIEIEDAMLTLSGQHSIIGRTMVIHEKEDDLGKGGNEESLKTGNAGGRLACGVIGITQ is encoded by the exons ATGGTGAACAAGGCCGTTTGTGTGCTTAAAGGCACCGGTGAAGTGACCGGCACCGTCTATTTCAATCAAGAG GGTGAAAAGAAGCCAGTCAAGGTGACTGGTGAAATTACTGGCCTTACTCCAGGAAAACATGGTTTCCACGTCCATGCTTTTGGTGACAACACAAACG GCTGCATCAGTGCAGGTCCGCACTTCAACCCTCATGACAAAACTCATGGTGGGCCAACCGATAGTGTGAG ACACGTCGGAGACCTGGGTAATGTGACCGCTGATGCCAGTGGTGTTGCAAAAATTGAAATCGAGGATGCAATGCTGACTCTGTCAGGCCAACATTCTATTATTGGGAGGACCATGGTG ATTCATGAGAAGGAGGATGACTTGGGGAAGGGTGGCAATGAGGAAAGTCTTAAAACTGGCAACGCTGGTGGTCGTCTGGCCTGTGGAGTGATCGGCATCACTCAGTGA
- the scaf4a gene encoding SR-related and CTD-associated factor 4 has translation MDAVNAFNHELFSLMDTKPPISRAKMISITKSAIKAIKLYKHVVQIVEKFIKKCKPEYKVPGLYVVDSIVRQSRHQFGADKDVFGPRFTKNITGTFENLCLCPTEDRSKIVRVLNLWQKNGVFKIEVIQPLLDMAAGSSSSSGLDNGPDAASPQSPVREQEAHPVVTTNSIVAAVPQLQNSDAFAAVAQLIQSSQGQQLQQMLQNFQPPGKPQSPVVDNNRSHLHLQAQAIAPPSTIPHQHIHHAPQPVEKKATFDKTILDRFDYDDEPDAGEDAKKEEAQSVQPSMGFPEQTVPGFPPANQMQHFQQHMMAVSQRQQVVLPSNGQVQGFGLMTSQPYPGMMPPMGQPNAAFPPQNEAFNQLMSGHAESLMNSDASARSAHEDKRSRSRSGSRSPKRRRSRSNSRSRRMRHRRSRSRERRRQSPRSRSQERRDREKERERRQKGLPPVKNNTLSVCSTTLWVGQLDKRTQQQDVASILEEFGQIDSINMIPPRGCAYIVMIHRQDAYRALQKLSRGPYKVNQKAIKIAWALNKGIKAEFKQYWDVELGVTYVPWSKVKMEDLDVFREGGMLDSDTLAPEWRNSQIEQKTDESQNGRPEVGKVEETQTVIPMQVPPVQPIGAVGVPPPGFPAHMNIPPPSFPPGVPPPPGPFMRPAFNPMQMPPGFLPPGAMPHMGAAGPPPPTAGIGMPPVGSSVENLSNDSAGLGPKISTDGADVFNSGNQVPPGAPPGMGMQSPPGLLGTRPGMMPLQRPPGMPPPHMQRFPIPPPRAGMPPMPPQMMPPRGPPQMMHREPPPGGFSMPPPPHGIRGPFPPPGPHFMRPSLPRPEGPNDHEARPFRGERPGLGRGREQDWFGGRRPFGEGRGGERPDGRERFGGWHEEPEKPGGWERERREERWRRSPDGERGRDGGERERGRDGGERERGRDGGERERGRDGGERERGRDGGERERGRDGGERERGREGGERERGRDTGERERGRDGEERTKRPAGSRERSTRWDRDDRLDRLGLAGEEPNERLSANTNEPSANPTKELAEAKPDVPAPSAAATADSEASEPIAENKSEEQTQKEES, from the exons TTGTTCTCCTTGATGGACACCAAGCCCCCCATCTCGAGGGCCAAGATGATCTCTATCACCAAATCTGCCATAAAAGCTATCAAA TTATACAAGCATGTTGTCCAGATAGTGGAAAAGTTCATAAAGAAG TGCAAACCGGAGTACAAAGTTCCCGGTCTCTATGTGGTGGATTCCATTGTGAGACAGTCACGGCATCAGTTTGGAGCAGATAAAGATGTGTTTGGACCCAGGTTTACTAAAAACATCACTGGGACATTTGAGAATCTATGCTTGTGTCCCACTGAAGATCGG agtaagATAGTACGAGTGCTCAACCTGTGGCAGAAGAATGGAGTGTTTAAGATCGAGGTCATTCAGCCTCTGTTGGACATGGCTGCTGGGTCCAGCAGCTCCTCAGGCTTGGACAATGGCCCAGATGCAG cttctccacagtCTCCCGTGAGGGAACAGGAGGCTCATCCTGTGGTGACGACAAACTCAATTGTAGCAGCTGTGCCTCAGCTTCAGAACTCGGATGCCTTTGCTGCAGTTGCTCAGCTAATTCAGTCTTCTCAAGGACAGCAG CTTCAGCAGATGCTGCAGAACTTTCAGCCACCAGGGAAACCTCAGTCTCCGGTGGTGGACAATAACAGGAGTCATCTCCATCTACAAGCCCAGGCTATAGCACCCCCATCCACCATCCCACATCAGCACATCCATCACGCACCGCAGCCTGTGGAAAAGAAAGCCACCTTCGACAAG acaattcTTGACCGCTTTGACTATGACGATGAGCCAGATGCAGGAGAGGATGCCAAGAAGGAGGAAGCGCAGTCTGTCCAACCTTCTAT GGGTTTTCCTGAGCAAACTGTCCCAGGATTTCCTCCAGCCAATCAGATGCAGCACTTTCAACAGCATATGATGGCTGTATCACAGCGCCAACAG GTTGTTCTACCTTCAAATGGACAGGTCCAAGGCTTTGGTCTCATGACCTCTCAGCCCTATCCAGGCATGATGCCTCCAATGGGGCAGCCGAACGCAGCTTTCCCTCCTCAAAATGAGGCCTTCAATCAACTCATGTCTGGACATGCG GAAAGTCTGATGAATTCAGATGCATCTGCGAGGTCTGCCCATGAAGACAAGAGGTCAAGGTCACGCTCGGGGTCGAG GTCTCCTAAAAGAAGAAGGTCTCGATCCAATTCCCGGTCCAGACGAATGAGGCATCGACGATCTCGGTCTCGAGAACGGCGGCGTCAGTCACCTCGCTCGCGCTCTCAGGAAAGGAGAGACAGAGAAAAGGAAAGAGAACGAAGACAGAAAGGCCTCCCtcctgttaaaaataacacaCTCAGTG TGTGCAGCACAACTCTATGGGTGGGTCAGCTGGATAAGAGGACACAGCAGCAGGACGTGGCCTCTATACTAGAGGAGTTTGGCCAGATAGATTCAATTAAT ATGATTCCTCCACGAGGTTGTGCCTACATCGTCATGATTCATCGTCAAGATGCCTATCGAGCCCTGCAAAAACTAAGCAGAGGTCCATACAAAGTCAACCAGAAAGCCATTAAG ATTGCCTGGGCTCTAAATAAGGGCATTAAGGCTGAATTCAAGCAGTATTGGGATGTGGAATTGGGTGTTACCTATGTTCCATGGTCCAAGGTAAAGATGGAGGACTTGGACGTATTCAGAGAAGGAGGGATGCTGGATTCTGACACTCTTGCGCCAG AATGGCGAAACTCTCAGATTGAACAGAAGACTGATGAGTCTCAGAACGGCCGGCCAGAGGTGGGAAAAGTGGAAGAGACCCAAACTGTCATACCTATGCAG GTTCCTCCTGTCCAGCCAATAGGAGCAGTCGGTGTCCCACCTCCGGGATTCCCAGCACACATGAACATCCCACCACCCTCATTCCCACCTGGTGTTCCTCCACCTCCAGGTCCCTTCATGCGGCCAGCCTTTAACCCCATGCAGATGCCACCAG GATTTCTCCCACCGggtgccatgccccatatgggtGCTGCTGGCCCTCCTCCACCTACAGCAGGCATCGGGATGCCTCCAG TTGGCAGCTCTGTTGAAAACCTGTCGAATGATTCAGCAGGTCTGGGCCCAAAAATCAGCACTGATGGAGCAGATGTGTTCAACTCAG GAAACCAGGTGCCTCCTGGAGCTCCACCAGGGATGGGCATGCAGTCTCCTCCTGGTCTTCTTGGCACAAGGCCAGGTATGATGCCTCTTCAGCGGCCCCCGGGGATGCCACCTCCGCACATGCAGCGATTCCCCATTCCCCCACCTCGGGCAGGCATGCCACCCATGCCACCACAGATGatgccacccaggggtccacctcagaTGATGCACCGCGAACCTCCACCGGGTGGTTTCAGCATGCCTCCTCCACCTCATGGCATCCGGGGACCGTTCCCACCTCCCGGACCTCACTTTATGAGGCCGAGCTTACCAAGGCCTGAGGGGCCAAATGATCATGAGGCTCGACCTTTTAGAGGAGAACGTCCCGGATTAGGAAGAGGCCGAGAGCAGGACTGGTTTGGAGGACGACGGCCTTTTGGTGAGGGACGTGGTGGGGAAAGACCAGATGGACGTGAGCGGTTTGGAGGATGGCACGAGGAGCCAGAGAAACCAGGTGGGTGGGAAAGAGAACGCAGGGAGGAACGCTGGAGGAGAAGTCCAGATGGAGAACGAGGACGTGATGGTGGAGAGAGGGAACGAGGACGCGATGGTGGAGAGAGGGAAAGAGGACGCGATGGTGGAGAGAGGGAACGAGGACGTGATGGTGGAGAGAGGGAACGAGGACGCGATGGTGGAGAGCGGGAACGAGGACGCGATGGTGGAGAGCGGGAACGAGGACGCGAAGGTGGAGAGAGGGAACGAGGACGCGATACTGGAGAGCGGGAACGAGGCCGCGATGGTGAAGAACGGACCAAGCGGCCCGCAGGGAGCAGAGAGAGGAGCACACGCTGGGACCGCGACGATAGACTCGATCGATTGGGTCTGGCCGGCGAGGAACCCAATGAGAGACTCTCAGCAAATACCAACGAGCCCAGTGCAAACCCTACTAAAGAACTTGCTGAAGCCAAGCCAGATGTTCCAGCACCTTCTGCTGCAGCTACAGCAGACTCGGAAGCTTCAGAACCCATAGCAGAGAACAAATCTGAAGAACAAACACAAAAAGAGGAGTCGTAG